In Rosa chinensis cultivar Old Blush chromosome 1, RchiOBHm-V2, whole genome shotgun sequence, a genomic segment contains:
- the LOC112170369 gene encoding transcription initiation factor IIE subunit alpha has translation MTSIEPFNRLVKLAARAFYDDDIATYSSKGANSQLKSGRSVENRGIGVVVLEALSTRQWVREEDLAKDLKLNSKQLRRTLQFFEEEKLVTRDHRKERHAKEEGEEKIKLHTYSYCCLDYAQMYDVVRYRLHRMKKRLKDALEDKNTVQQYLCHNCGNRYNALDAMRLISMEDDEYFHCERCNGKLVVVDTNNELASPQVGDEESNISRRQRREKSKVMLRNMEEQLKPLMEQINRVKDLPVPQFRTLRYWEARAKSSYGHDFGGTKVEVEVTWVKEDKGDDIKSELDDPTTSLGKTVPPWMNKQGMNNLPNHEQHGHFSDDIKANTHEDNESKSTLQEEYYKAYYRALIQRQQQEEANIREVGMKSKCDQKEEEDEDDIDWQEG, from the coding sequence ATGACGAGTATCGAGCCTTTCAACAGGTTGGTGAAGCTTGCGGCCAGAGCGTTCTACGATGATGATATAGCAACGTATTCATCGAAAGGGGCTAATTCTCAACTCAAGAGTGGCCGGAGCGTCGAAAATAGAGGAATCGGCGTTGTTGTGCTGGAAGCGCTCTCGACAAGACAATGGGTAAGAGAAGAAGATTTGGCCAAGGACTTGAAACTCAACTCGAAGCAACTTCGTCGTACTTTGCAATTTTTCGAGGAGGAAAAACTGGTCACTCGAGACCATAGGAAAGAACGACATGCAAAGGAAGAAGGGGAAGAGAAAATAAAGTTGCACACTTACTCTTACTGCTGTCTGGACTATGCTCAGATGTACGATGTAGTGAGGTACAGACTGCATCGCATGAAGAAAAGACTGAAAGATGCATTGGAGGACAAGAACACAGTACAACAATACTTATGCCACAATTGTGGGAACAGATACAACGCTTTGGATGCAATGCGATTGATTTCGATGGAGGATGATGAGTACTTTCACTGTGAAAGATGCAATGGGAAACTTGTGGTGGTTGACACTAACAATGAGCTAGCTTCTCCACAAGTAGGAGATGAAGAAAGCAATATTTCAAGGAGACAAAGGCGTGAGAAATCGAAAGTCATGCTTCGAAATATGGAGGAACAACTGAAGCCTTTAATGGAACAAATTaatagggttaaggatttacCTGTTCCTCAGTTTAGAACACTCCGATATTGGGAAGCGCGAGCTAAATCTTCTTATGGACATGATTTTGGAGGTACAAAGGTTGAAGTTGAAGTTACTTGGGTTAAAGAAGACAAGGGAGACGATATTAAATCGGAATTAGATGATCCTACTACAAGTTTGGGGAAAACTGTGCCACCTTGGATGAACAAGCAAGGGATGAATAACCTTCCAAATCACGAACAACATGGACATTTTTCAGATGACATAAAGGCAAATACTCATGAAGATAATGAGAGCAAGAGTACTTTACAGGAGGAGTATTATAAAGCTTATTATCGTGCTCTAATACAAagacaacaacaagaagaagcaAATATTCGCGAGGTTGGCATGAAGTCAAAATGTgatcagaaagaagaagaggatgaagatgatATTGACTGGCAGGAAGGCTGA
- the LOC112181878 gene encoding receptor-like protein kinase THESEUS 1 — MGYSNGMLLICILFVSSMPCILYASFNPQDRFFIDCGGNNALVLDDGRVFEPESGNPHVTLSSHTHNAVSVVDEMPLSKSNHSVLFNSAQVFRETSSYSFSTKQIGRHWIRLHFYPIQNPHFNLKSAVFSVVANGITLLHGFSFSKVGKVSRLVKEYVVEVDGTSSKKLVLTFSPNGSVAFINAIEVVSVPSEQFPSTNTTAVPLEPGIEIPSHVAFETAYRINMGGPHITPKNDTLWRTWEPDQAFLVNAASARNVTANPRSIKYPDGVSVEIAPNWVYATAQEMADANVLNQKFNISWAFKVEYGFSYLIRLHFCDIVSASLNHLLFNVYINQLSALDSFDISSRTMALSAAYFIDFVTNVSMGSDRILVQIGPPMLTDLSSNAILNGLEIMKMSNSRDSLDGNLPGEYYTDLKSPAGKKKWMLLAICSSSAGFVVFVILSASFYLYLRKIHQKKQSTRSSSSTWLPLPTHVGLSDSKVSIDSSASTSPSLGLGRIFAFSDISEATNNFDKKLVLGVGGFGMVYKGVLENGSVVAVKRGNPRSQQGLTEFRTEIEMLSKMRHRHLVSLIGYCEELNEMILVYEFMAGGPLRKHLYGSNFPPLTWKQRLEICIGAAKGLHYLHTGAAETIIHRDVKTTNILLDENLTAKVADFGLSKLGPTLDQTHVSTAVKGSFGYLDPDYYRRQQLTEKSDVYSFGVVLLEVLCARPAINPSLPREQVNIAEWAMNFQKKGRLEKIMDRNLVGHVNLESLRKFGETAEKCLLEYGVERPTMGDVLWNLEYALQLQEASIQFTASAANSANYVSEIPEWLPQIEIGNGDGHDHSDQESDTTSSAVFSELEDPRGR; from the coding sequence ATGGGTTATTCAAATGGGATGTTATTGATCTGCATTCTCTTTGTTTCATCAATGCCATGTATTCTCTATGCTTCTTTTAATCCACAAGACAGATTTTTTATTGATTGTGGGGGGAACAATGCACTGGTTCTTGATGATGGCCGTGTTTTTGAGCCGGAATCTGGGAACCCACATGTTACTTTGTCTTCGCATACCCACAATGCAGTTTCGGTGGTTGATGAAATGCCTTTGTCAAAGTCAAACCACTCAGTTCTGTTTAACTCTGCCCAGGTTTTTAGAGAAACTTCATCTTATAGCTTTAGCACTAAGCAGATAGGTCGCCATTGGATAAGATTGCATTTCTACCCAATTCAGAACCCACATTTCAACTTGAAATCCGCAGTCTTTTCTGTAGTGGCTAATGGAATCACACTGCTTCATGGGTTTTCATTTTCGAAAGTAGGCAAAGTCTCTAGGCTTGTTAAGGAGTATGTAGTTGAAGTGGATGGAACAAGTTCTAAGAAATTGGTGCTGACATTTTCACCGAATGGTTCGGTTGCATTCATCAATGCGATAGAGGTTGTTTCGGTGCCAAGTGAGCAATTCCCTAGTACCAATACAACGGCGGTTCCATTAGAGCCCGGTATTGAGATTCCTAGTCATGTAGCTTTTGAGACAGCGTATAGGATCAACATGGGAGGTCCACATATAACCCCCAAGAATGACACATTGTGGAGGACATGGGAACCAGATCAGGCTTTTCTTGTCAATGCTGCATCTGCGAGAAATGTCACAGCCAATCCACGCTCAATCAAATACCCTGATGGAGTGTCGGTCGAAATTGCACCGAATTGGGTTTATGCCACAGCTCAGGAAATGGCAGATGCAAATGTGTTGAATCAGAAATTTAACATATCATGGGCATTTAAAGTTGAATATGGCTTCAGCTATCTTATTAGGCTGCATTTCTGTGACATTGTAAGTGCATCTCTAAATCATTTGCTTTTCAATGTGTATATCAACCAGCTATCTGCTCTAGACTCTTTTGATATCTCAAGCAGGACAATGGCATTGTCAGCAGCTTACTTCATAGACTTTGTGACAAATGTGTCAATGGGATCAGACCGGATATTGGTTCAGATTGGTCCTCCCATGCTAACTGACCTCTCATCCAATGCAATCTTGAATGGTTTGGAGATTATGAAAATGAGCAATTCTAGAGACAGCCTTGATGGGAATCTTCCAGGGGAGTATTATACAGATTTGAAATCCCCCGCAGGCAAGAAAAAGTGGATGCTACTGGCAATTTGTTCTTCTTCAGCAGGATTTGTAGTCTTTGTGATTTTGTCAGCTTCTTTCTATTTGTATTTGCGTAAAATCCATCAAAAGAAGCAGAGTACTCGCAGCTCAAGTTCAACCTGGCTGCCACTTCCTACCCATGTGGGACTTTCTGATTCTAAAGTTTCAATTGACAGCTCTGCTTCCACATCGCCTTCGCTTGGTTTAGGCCGAATTTTTGCTTTCTCAGATATCAGTGAAGCAACAAATAACTTTGACAAGAAATTGGTTTTGGGGGTGGGTGGCTTTGGAATGGTTTATAAAGGAGTGCTAGAAAATGGGAGTGTAGTTGCAGTAAAGCGCGGAAATCCACGTTCTCAACAAGGACTCACAGAATTCCGGACAGAAATTGAGATGCTGTCAAAGATGAGGCATAGACATTTGGTTTCTCTTATAGGCTACTGTGAGGAACTTAATGAGATGATCCTTGTTTATGAGTTCATGGCTGGTGGTCCTCTTCGAAAACATTTGTATGGCTCGAATTTTCCTCCGCTGACATGGAAACAAAGGCTTGAAATCTGCATAGGAGCTGCAAAGGGGCTGCATTACCTTCACACAGGAGCAGCAGAGACTATAATTCACCGAGATGTCAAAACAACCAACATACTTCTTGATGAGAATCTGACTGCGAAAGTGGCTGATTTCGGATTGTCAAAGTTAGGCCCTACTTTGGATCAAACACATGTAAGTACTGCAGTGAAGGGGAGCTTTGGTTATCTTGATCCAGATTATTATCGTCGGCAGCAACTCACTGAGAAGTCAGATGTATACTCATTTGGAGTAGTTTTATTAGAGGTATTATGTGCTCGGCCTGCTATAAACCCTTCACTCCCGAGAGAACAGGTTAATATAGCTGAATGGGCCATGAACTTTCAAAAGAAAGGAAGATTGGAGAAGATTATGGACCGGAATCTTGTAGGGCATGTCAATCTTGAATCACTGAGAAAATTTGGTGAAACAGCAGAGAAGTGTTTGCTTGAATATGGGGTTGAGAGACCAACAATGGGAGATGTGTTGTGGAATTTGGAGTATGCTCTTCAACTACAAGAGGCTTCTATACAATTCACTGCTTCAGCTGCGAATAGTGCAAATTACGTTTCAGAGATTCCAGAATGGCttccccaaattgaaattgGTAATGGTGATGGTCATGACCACAGTGACCAAGAATCAGATACAACATCAAGTGCAGTGTTTTCAGAGTTAGAGGATCCAAGAGGAAGATAG